In a genomic window of Puniceicoccus vermicola:
- a CDS encoding phospholipase D-like domain-containing protein, which produces MTQAEPTHSSSDGIANHRCYLEKLLGIPSTEGNDLTFLRNGCEIFPAMLQDIEEAKHSIEFLTFVYWKGDIATEFATTLGKKAKQGLVVRVLLDSFGASSMDDGLVETMIEEGVDVRWFRPFSSMKIWRYDNRTHRKVLVCDNRVAYTGGVGIAKEWEGNARNPDEWRETHVRVEGPAVDGLIGSFWDNWIEAAPGDFPKFDTNGDDQPQKGEDQILVLRSISRDTGSDVANMMRGIIGQARKTLWIATPYFVIDEPMVDLLCEKAKEGVEVKILLPGPHLDRRFEWYAAAKTFESLLEGGVEIHRYDQTMMHQKLMLVDGETSIIGSANFNQRSQRRDAEIVIAVFSKSRHEELKGHFEEDLKHAHQENEGSWAHRPWWKRITERFVRAFKSQL; this is translated from the coding sequence ATGACTCAAGCTGAACCGACACATTCATCTTCGGATGGGATAGCCAATCATCGCTGTTATCTGGAGAAGCTCCTCGGGATTCCTTCCACCGAGGGAAACGATCTAACATTTTTGCGGAATGGCTGCGAGATCTTTCCGGCGATGCTGCAGGATATTGAGGAGGCGAAGCATAGTATCGAGTTTTTGACTTTCGTTTATTGGAAGGGAGATATCGCTACGGAGTTTGCCACCACCTTGGGTAAGAAGGCCAAACAGGGACTGGTTGTTCGAGTGCTTTTGGATTCCTTTGGAGCCTCTTCAATGGACGACGGATTAGTGGAGACGATGATCGAAGAGGGGGTGGATGTCCGGTGGTTTCGGCCCTTTTCTTCGATGAAAATTTGGCGCTACGATAACCGTACGCACCGCAAGGTTCTGGTTTGCGACAATCGGGTGGCCTACACCGGAGGAGTGGGGATTGCCAAGGAGTGGGAGGGGAATGCCCGTAACCCGGACGAATGGCGCGAAACCCATGTCCGTGTCGAAGGCCCGGCCGTGGATGGACTCATCGGTTCCTTTTGGGATAACTGGATCGAAGCGGCTCCTGGAGATTTTCCGAAATTCGATACGAATGGAGACGATCAACCGCAGAAAGGTGAGGATCAGATTCTTGTTCTACGCTCGATCTCACGGGATACGGGGAGCGATGTCGCCAACATGATGCGGGGAATCATTGGGCAGGCGCGAAAAACTCTCTGGATCGCGACGCCGTACTTCGTCATCGACGAGCCGATGGTGGATCTGCTCTGTGAAAAGGCGAAGGAAGGGGTTGAAGTGAAGATCCTTCTTCCCGGGCCGCATTTGGATCGCCGCTTCGAGTGGTATGCCGCCGCTAAGACCTTTGAGAGCCTTCTCGAAGGTGGGGTGGAAATCCACCGCTATGATCAGACGATGATGCACCAGAAGTTGATGCTGGTCGACGGGGAGACCAGCATTATTGGTTCGGCGAACTTTAATCAGCGCTCGCAGCGACGAGATGCCGAAATCGTTATCGCAGTATTTTCGAAGTCGCGACACGAGGAACTAAAGGGACATTTTGAAGAGGATCTGAAGCACGCCCATCAGGAAAATGAGGGGAGCTGGGCGCATCGACCTTGGTGGAAGCGAATCACGGAACGATTCGTGCGCGCGTTTAAGAGTCAGCTATAG
- a CDS encoding sialate O-acetylesterase, with amino-acid sequence MIRIPLQSVSALLVLILQPFAYGELKLPHLLSDHMVVQHDQPTHFWGWGEAGETVSVTFGEKTGSTAVEEDGTWSLEIPPPPAGGPYQATIQSQSESITLKDILSGEVWVASGQSNMAWKLDRAQDSKKHIAEADLPKIRSFKAPKTIAYTPKDDISSTWRVASPNTVAGFSAVAWFFAKEIHETQKVPVGILQSAWGGTYVEAWTPFPVLKKINPKLQAPATTSEFTPEERDAILAQYETVKHIQDPGNRGALLGWQLNHFDDKDWPEMTLPGSIEGEGHAVDGAFWFRREVKIPPNWKGKDLILSLGKIDDYDVVWVNGVQIGETGPKDEDPWLIERRYTIPAKVIAKSEGQPILISIRVFDRYGIGGFTGKESDLFLKPVEPNDKEKAISLTGTWKYFFETQSPDLSQSSIIGTLTNHPNQPGVLFNGMIHPLLPYPIRGAIWYQGESNAGHPEEYATIFPAMIESWRELWKVGDFPFFYVQLASFKDPQNIPSEGGWALIREAQQAALLLPNVGEAIILDAGEADDIHPRDKVTPGHRLALQARKTVYGEDIPFSSPYLQSWETEGATIRLHFSPVYEGLEVPKDSKLDGFAIQGEDDTWYWADAKIVSPDTIELSHPEVTAPQAARYAWANNPRANVTNSEGLPLSPFRTDR; translated from the coding sequence ATGATCAGGATTCCCCTTCAATCTGTCTCAGCCCTTTTGGTGCTGATCCTGCAACCCTTCGCCTACGGAGAGCTAAAGCTACCGCACCTCCTCAGCGACCACATGGTTGTCCAGCACGACCAACCCACCCACTTCTGGGGATGGGGTGAAGCCGGAGAAACCGTCTCCGTAACCTTCGGTGAGAAGACTGGATCGACCGCCGTCGAGGAAGACGGCACCTGGAGTCTTGAGATCCCCCCTCCCCCGGCTGGTGGCCCCTACCAGGCAACCATTCAGAGCCAAAGCGAATCGATCACCCTCAAGGACATTCTTTCGGGGGAAGTCTGGGTGGCCTCCGGACAGAGCAACATGGCTTGGAAGCTCGACCGCGCACAAGACTCCAAAAAACACATCGCCGAGGCCGATCTTCCCAAAATCCGCAGCTTCAAAGCCCCCAAAACAATCGCCTATACGCCCAAGGACGACATTTCCTCCACTTGGAGGGTCGCCAGCCCGAACACCGTAGCTGGCTTCTCGGCCGTAGCGTGGTTCTTCGCCAAAGAAATCCATGAAACCCAGAAGGTCCCTGTCGGCATCCTTCAGTCCGCATGGGGAGGCACCTATGTCGAAGCCTGGACCCCCTTTCCGGTGCTGAAAAAGATCAACCCGAAGCTCCAGGCGCCGGCGACGACCTCCGAGTTCACCCCGGAAGAAAGAGACGCGATCCTTGCCCAGTACGAAACGGTCAAACATATTCAGGATCCAGGAAACCGCGGCGCACTCCTCGGCTGGCAATTGAACCATTTCGACGATAAAGATTGGCCCGAGATGACCCTTCCCGGCTCCATCGAGGGCGAAGGTCATGCCGTCGATGGAGCTTTTTGGTTTCGCCGGGAAGTCAAAATCCCCCCCAACTGGAAGGGGAAAGACCTCATCCTCTCGCTCGGTAAAATTGATGACTACGACGTAGTCTGGGTCAATGGAGTCCAAATCGGTGAAACCGGTCCCAAGGACGAAGATCCGTGGCTGATTGAGCGCCGCTACACCATTCCCGCCAAAGTGATTGCCAAGTCCGAGGGACAACCAATTCTGATCTCCATCCGCGTCTTCGACCGATATGGCATTGGGGGCTTCACCGGCAAAGAATCCGACCTCTTCCTCAAGCCAGTCGAACCCAACGACAAGGAAAAAGCCATCTCCCTCACCGGGACTTGGAAGTACTTTTTCGAAACCCAATCGCCCGACCTGAGCCAGAGCAGCATCATTGGGACACTGACCAATCACCCGAACCAGCCCGGAGTCCTTTTCAACGGAATGATTCACCCACTCCTGCCCTACCCCATCCGGGGAGCCATCTGGTATCAGGGCGAGTCCAACGCCGGCCACCCCGAGGAGTATGCGACGATCTTCCCCGCGATGATCGAGTCCTGGCGCGAGCTTTGGAAGGTGGGCGATTTCCCCTTCTTCTACGTCCAGCTCGCTTCATTCAAAGACCCGCAGAACATTCCCTCGGAAGGCGGATGGGCCCTCATTCGCGAAGCCCAGCAAGCCGCCCTCCTCCTCCCCAATGTCGGCGAGGCGATCATCCTCGACGCCGGAGAGGCCGACGACATCCATCCACGCGACAAGGTCACGCCAGGACACCGCCTCGCCCTCCAAGCCCGCAAAACAGTCTACGGCGAGGACATTCCCTTCTCCAGCCCCTACCTGCAGTCCTGGGAGACCGAAGGCGCAACCATCCGTCTCCATTTCTCTCCGGTGTATGAAGGACTCGAAGTCCCCAAGGATAGCAAACTGGACGGTTTCGCCATCCAGGGCGAAGATGACACTTGGTACTGGGCCGACGCCAAAATCGTCTCCCCGGACACAATTGAGCTCTCCCATCCGGAAGTCACCGCCCCACAAGCTGCCCGCTACGCCTGGGCCAACAACCCCCGGGCGAACGTCACCAACAGCGAAGGCCTCCCCCTCAGCCCCTTCCGCACCGATCGGTAG
- a CDS encoding outer membrane protein, whose amino-acid sequence MTMKNTLSYSLLAALSLSPLAAQVDMELDPMEDEMMEPETIWRNTYVSAVGMWVDNNTDGTLGGGVRVGWKFQGPEPYYISTDVEFEATYWQIDNGVKYGFENGTAKTKNLPMMVNMRVNIPLSNTGLFLYGGGGAGISYIDIKGTSPLGQSVDDSGAVFTYAFFAGIGVDLTERANLRAGYRSLWLSDDTFNDGSVDVKMDTERNDIFELSVRIEF is encoded by the coding sequence ATGACTATGAAAAACACGCTCTCTTACTCCCTTCTCGCTGCACTCTCTTTGAGTCCCCTCGCCGCCCAGGTGGATATGGAACTGGATCCGATGGAGGACGAAATGATGGAACCCGAAACGATCTGGCGGAACACCTACGTCAGCGCGGTTGGAATGTGGGTCGATAATAACACCGACGGTACTCTGGGTGGAGGAGTTCGCGTCGGATGGAAATTTCAAGGACCTGAGCCTTATTATATCTCCACTGATGTGGAATTCGAAGCCACTTACTGGCAAATCGACAACGGTGTGAAATATGGTTTCGAGAACGGAACGGCGAAGACCAAGAACCTGCCAATGATGGTCAATATGCGGGTGAACATACCTCTCTCGAACACCGGATTGTTCCTCTATGGGGGCGGTGGAGCCGGTATCTCCTACATCGACATTAAGGGAACCAGCCCGCTGGGGCAGTCGGTGGATGATTCCGGCGCGGTCTTCACTTATGCCTTCTTTGCTGGAATCGGGGTTGATCTCACCGAGCGGGCTAACCTGCGGGCCGGATACCGTTCTCTCTGGTTGAGCGACGACACTTTCAATGACGGAAGCGTGGACGTGAAGATGGACACCGAACGGAACGATATCTTCGAACTTTCCGTTCGCATCGAGTTCTAA
- a CDS encoding PGPGW domain-containing protein, giving the protein MKAADFTIRIHDGNENLLPRKRLGPLPKLAGSQPTLHRIAVDISQILEENQTILTVLGISSVLFFIGSLLVIPLVVAYLPQDFFVREPPSVQWTNPLSVLRKILKNALGGIFLFAGFLMLFLPGQGLLSILLGISLVDFPAKRRWQLSLVRRKGIRKTVDWMRRKANRPPLEIPDPAHP; this is encoded by the coding sequence ATGAAAGCGGCAGACTTTACGATCCGTATCCATGATGGCAATGAGAACCTTTTGCCCCGAAAACGGCTCGGGCCGCTTCCGAAGCTTGCGGGGAGTCAGCCGACTCTCCATCGTATCGCGGTGGATATTTCGCAAATTCTTGAGGAAAATCAGACGATTCTCACCGTCTTGGGGATCAGCAGCGTGCTGTTCTTTATCGGCTCCTTGTTGGTCATTCCTCTCGTCGTCGCCTATCTCCCTCAGGATTTCTTTGTTCGGGAGCCTCCTTCGGTCCAATGGACCAACCCTTTGAGCGTATTGCGCAAAATCCTCAAAAACGCTTTGGGGGGGATCTTTCTCTTCGCCGGATTTCTCATGCTTTTTCTCCCGGGGCAGGGCCTTCTCTCCATCTTGCTCGGGATCAGTCTGGTGGATTTTCCGGCCAAGCGGCGCTGGCAGCTCTCTCTCGTGCGGCGGAAGGGAATCCGGAAGACGGTTGATTGGATGCGCCGGAAGGCCAACCGTCCCCCCTTGGAGATTCCTGATCCGGCTCACCCTTGA
- the creC gene encoding two-component system sensor histidine kinase CreC: protein MKIRTLFILTFSLIGVLVVGFFYRWTTDEIRPSYLKVVEENLVDTSRLLAAMIQNEMKQEEWNYNQLHNSANDLREGRFYARIYDSEKFSSDLRFYVTDAAGVVRFHSHRPEEEGQDYSGWIDVARTLKGEYGARSTRLDPADPSSSLLHVAAPIKAGEELVAVVTVVKPIDWPFRFMEESRRHILLGAVVLAVCALAMVIGLSYWLSRPLERLTAHAQRIRKGERSPVPPPGGSTEIRRLHAAFEEMRKGLEGKKYVETYVANLTHEIKSPLSGLCSAAEILAEDPPEKDRKRFIGHIQSETARIQRVVDQMLVLSELEGMDSLGLLADVDLVPLWREILSEYQAYAGSRGVRIELDGEKKLVVRGDRGLLRTAMGSVLQNAIEFSPNGGTVTVRFEAGQDGLTVVVMDEGPGVPDYARERVFERLFSLPRPEGGRKSSGLGLSLAREIAELHGARIVLECPESGGTRVEWTFEVGR, encoded by the coding sequence GTGAAGATTCGCACTTTGTTCATCCTGACCTTCTCGTTGATCGGGGTCTTGGTTGTCGGTTTCTTCTATCGTTGGACGACGGATGAGATTCGGCCCTCCTACCTGAAGGTGGTGGAGGAGAATTTGGTGGATACCTCGCGGTTGTTGGCGGCGATGATCCAGAATGAGATGAAGCAGGAAGAATGGAATTACAACCAGCTTCACAATTCGGCAAACGACCTTCGCGAAGGTCGTTTCTACGCGAGGATTTACGATTCGGAAAAGTTCTCCTCGGACCTGCGATTTTATGTGACGGATGCTGCGGGGGTCGTTCGCTTCCACTCTCATCGGCCCGAGGAGGAAGGGCAGGACTATTCCGGCTGGATCGATGTGGCCCGGACCCTCAAGGGTGAATATGGCGCGCGCTCGACTCGCTTGGATCCTGCCGACCCCTCGAGCTCTCTCCTACACGTTGCGGCTCCGATTAAGGCGGGCGAAGAATTGGTGGCGGTGGTCACGGTTGTGAAGCCGATTGATTGGCCCTTCCGTTTCATGGAGGAGAGTCGTCGGCATATTTTGCTCGGTGCCGTAGTCTTGGCCGTGTGCGCCCTAGCGATGGTCATCGGTTTGTCGTACTGGCTCTCCCGTCCTCTGGAGCGTTTGACCGCGCACGCCCAACGGATCCGCAAAGGGGAGCGCTCTCCCGTGCCGCCGCCGGGCGGGTCGACCGAGATTCGTCGTTTGCATGCGGCTTTTGAGGAGATGCGAAAAGGCCTGGAGGGGAAAAAGTATGTCGAGACCTACGTCGCCAACTTGACCCATGAGATCAAGAGTCCGTTGTCGGGCTTATGCTCTGCAGCTGAGATTCTGGCGGAGGATCCTCCGGAGAAGGATCGCAAGCGGTTCATCGGACATATCCAGTCGGAGACTGCCCGCATTCAGCGTGTGGTCGACCAGATGTTGGTCCTGAGCGAACTCGAGGGAATGGACTCTCTCGGCCTTCTTGCCGATGTGGATTTGGTTCCTTTGTGGCGAGAGATCCTCTCGGAATATCAGGCCTATGCGGGGAGTCGGGGAGTTCGGATTGAGCTGGACGGCGAAAAGAAGCTGGTAGTGAGAGGAGACCGCGGTCTCCTGCGAACGGCAATGGGAAGTGTTTTGCAGAATGCCATCGAGTTTTCGCCGAACGGTGGGACGGTCACGGTTCGTTTCGAAGCCGGGCAAGACGGGTTAACCGTGGTGGTAATGGATGAAGGTCCGGGCGTTCCGGATTATGCCCGCGAACGCGTCTTTGAACGACTTTTCTCATTGCCGCGTCCAGAGGGCGGGCGCAAAAGCTCCGGTCTGGGACTCTCTCTGGCCCGCGAGATTGCCGAACTGCATGGGGCCAGGATCGTTCTGGAGTGTCCGGAGAGCGGCGGGACTCGGGTCGAGTGGACCTTCGAGGTTGGGCGCTGA
- the rsmA gene encoding 16S rRNA (adenine(1518)-N(6)/adenine(1519)-N(6))-dimethyltransferase RsmA yields the protein MSADSPSRVRAILDELEIRPEKRLGQNFLCDGNWIRKAVESLPSELPVVEVGPGIGALTEATLDRGHEVWAVEVDARLCRYLSEKFSDRPFHLLEADAVSQPLGDFPETNSSFALLSNLPFAITSPWLDSLLKPERSLPDFVALILQKEGMDRTMARPGEKTYGPTAIRMTLAYEFQTSFNVPRSAFHPQPTIESRFGTWVRQECPRLLSGAAVTLLRQFFGQRRKMIRQGMKQWLEAEEAERWTEALTQNNLAPTARAEEIPPKLWWKLLEG from the coding sequence ATGAGTGCCGACTCCCCCAGCCGAGTTCGGGCGATCCTGGATGAGCTCGAGATCCGCCCGGAAAAACGCCTCGGACAAAATTTTCTCTGCGACGGAAACTGGATCCGCAAAGCCGTCGAATCCCTCCCTTCAGAACTCCCAGTCGTCGAAGTTGGGCCGGGCATCGGTGCCCTGACCGAGGCAACTCTTGACCGAGGGCACGAAGTCTGGGCCGTGGAAGTCGACGCCCGCCTCTGCCGCTACCTTTCTGAAAAATTCTCCGACCGTCCCTTCCATCTCCTCGAGGCCGACGCAGTCTCCCAACCCCTCGGAGATTTTCCGGAAACCAATTCCTCTTTTGCCCTGCTCTCCAATCTCCCCTTCGCCATCACCTCTCCCTGGCTGGACAGTCTTCTCAAGCCGGAACGAAGTCTCCCGGATTTCGTAGCCCTCATTCTACAGAAAGAAGGCATGGATCGCACCATGGCCCGCCCCGGCGAAAAGACCTACGGCCCCACCGCGATCCGGATGACCCTCGCCTACGAGTTTCAAACGAGCTTCAACGTTCCCCGCTCCGCCTTCCATCCCCAGCCGACCATCGAATCCCGATTCGGGACTTGGGTTCGACAGGAATGCCCGCGGCTGCTTTCTGGCGCAGCCGTTACTCTCCTCCGCCAGTTCTTCGGTCAACGCCGCAAAATGATCCGCCAGGGAATGAAGCAATGGCTCGAGGCAGAGGAAGCTGAGCGCTGGACCGAAGCATTGACCCAAAACAACCTAGCCCCCACCGCCCGCGCCGAAGAGATACCACCGAAACTCTGGTGGAAACTACTGGAGGGATAG
- the yidD gene encoding membrane protein insertion efficiency factor YidD, protein MAFLLRCLIGFYRVVLTPVRAMFGMHATCRYVPTCSEYADEAVRVHGAWKGGWLAICRICRCHPWGGHGWDPVPEADLGEKKADEEKAK, encoded by the coding sequence ATGGCTTTTCTTCTCCGCTGCCTGATTGGATTCTATCGAGTGGTTCTCACTCCGGTTCGAGCAATGTTTGGGATGCATGCGACCTGTCGCTACGTGCCCACCTGCTCGGAGTATGCCGATGAAGCCGTGCGGGTTCACGGTGCCTGGAAGGGAGGCTGGCTGGCAATCTGTAGGATATGCCGATGCCACCCTTGGGGAGGGCATGGATGGGACCCCGTCCCAGAGGCTGATCTTGGGGAAAAGAAGGCCGATGAAGAAAAAGCAAAATGA
- a CDS encoding shikimate kinase, whose amino-acid sequence MADNTTDPAVRPNLYLTGFMGTGKSSIGRELSRTLKYRFIDSDRWIEKDVGMKIPQIFAEKGEAWFRECEKRFIQEGHPAEGCVVACGGGLVVPEGMIELVESRGVLVALFASVKTVLDRTSRNKNRPLLAVEDPEARIRELMAKRDPIYRKVDLAVSTDGRSFADVRDAVLRIYRAHCSGTPVSKEH is encoded by the coding sequence ATGGCGGATAATACGACAGATCCTGCGGTTCGGCCGAATCTTTACCTCACCGGTTTTATGGGAACGGGGAAGAGTTCGATTGGCCGCGAGCTCTCCCGTACCTTGAAATACCGCTTTATCGACTCGGATCGCTGGATTGAGAAAGATGTAGGGATGAAAATTCCGCAGATCTTTGCCGAGAAAGGAGAGGCGTGGTTTCGAGAGTGCGAGAAACGCTTCATTCAGGAGGGTCATCCCGCGGAGGGCTGTGTGGTCGCTTGCGGGGGAGGTTTGGTTGTTCCCGAGGGGATGATCGAGCTGGTGGAGAGCCGTGGAGTTCTTGTCGCTCTCTTTGCCTCCGTGAAGACGGTTTTGGACCGCACCTCTCGGAATAAGAATCGACCCCTTCTTGCGGTTGAGGATCCGGAGGCCCGAATCCGGGAGTTGATGGCGAAGCGCGATCCGATCTACCGCAAGGTGGATTTGGCAGTTTCGACCGACGGTCGCTCCTTCGCGGACGTGCGGGATGCGGTCTTGCGGATTTATCGGGCGCATTGTTCCGGGACGCCGGTATCCAAAGAACACTGA
- a CDS encoding indole-3-glycerol phosphate synthase TrpC has product MSDKLTEIMAHKRIEIRDRVRPVREEELSRFAAGDTGRLSRALRDSEEIAVIAEIKRRSPSAGDISAGLDAVEQARHYINGEADGLSILTDEKYFGGSLRDLWDVTDFLRDRGRPTPCLRKDFMVDPIQVLEAAEAGASAILLIVRALSIDELKRLREAADLAGLDSLYEIHSEEELETALSLDPRIVGVNNRDLSRFVTDLALSEALIPQIPDDIVTVSESGIFTGEDAGRAREAGADAILVGEGLVRAEDPAALIREFKEA; this is encoded by the coding sequence ATGTCCGATAAGCTTACAGAGATTATGGCGCACAAGCGCATCGAGATTCGCGACCGGGTTCGTCCGGTGCGCGAGGAAGAATTGTCCCGTTTTGCCGCAGGTGACACCGGACGGCTTAGCCGTGCTCTCCGCGACAGTGAAGAGATCGCCGTCATTGCTGAAATCAAACGCCGCTCTCCCTCCGCCGGGGACATTTCGGCCGGACTCGATGCGGTGGAACAGGCCCGGCACTACATTAATGGCGAAGCCGACGGCCTCTCCATCCTCACCGATGAGAAATATTTTGGCGGAAGCCTTCGCGACCTCTGGGATGTCACCGATTTTCTCCGCGACCGGGGCCGCCCAACTCCCTGCCTCCGCAAAGACTTCATGGTCGATCCGATCCAGGTTCTGGAAGCCGCGGAAGCTGGCGCCTCCGCCATCCTCCTCATCGTCCGCGCCCTTTCGATCGATGAGCTGAAACGTCTTCGGGAAGCCGCAGACCTCGCCGGGCTGGACAGCCTTTACGAGATCCATTCTGAAGAAGAGCTGGAAACGGCCCTATCTCTGGATCCCCGCATTGTCGGCGTCAACAACCGCGACCTCTCCCGCTTCGTCACCGATCTGGCCCTCTCCGAAGCGCTCATCCCGCAAATCCCCGACGACATTGTCACCGTCAGCGAGTCCGGCATCTTCACCGGAGAAGACGCCGGCCGCGCCCGCGAAGCTGGGGCCGATGCCATCCTCGTCGGCGAAGGCTTGGTCCGCGCCGAAGATCCCGCTGCCCTCATTCGTGAATTTAAAGAGGCGTGA
- a CDS encoding response regulator, which yields MKGKVLVIEDEPSIRESVGYALRTEGIDSVSVSTVGEARRAMSDTQVSLVVLDVGLPDGNGFDFCRELRTHFAGPVLFLTARSSEVDRVVGLEIGGGDYVTKPFSPRELTARIRNLLRMAGAREEEASASVEFVGLRVDRERACVFLNGEPVTVSASEFRLLATMESRPGRVYSRDLLLEAAWEDPGASLDRTIDSHVKNLRAKFRQIAPETEVIRTHRGLGYSLNPNLTEVGA from the coding sequence GTGAAGGGCAAGGTATTAGTTATTGAGGACGAGCCCTCCATTCGCGAGTCGGTCGGCTATGCTTTGCGGACCGAGGGCATCGATTCCGTGTCGGTCTCCACGGTGGGAGAAGCTCGTCGTGCGATGTCAGATACGCAGGTTTCGCTTGTGGTCCTGGACGTGGGGCTGCCGGATGGGAACGGGTTTGATTTCTGCCGCGAGCTCAGGACCCATTTTGCGGGGCCGGTCTTGTTTCTGACCGCTCGCTCCTCTGAGGTCGACCGGGTCGTGGGCCTTGAAATCGGCGGAGGTGACTATGTGACGAAGCCTTTCAGTCCCCGTGAGTTAACGGCGCGGATTCGAAATCTGCTGCGGATGGCAGGGGCGAGGGAGGAGGAAGCTTCGGCTTCGGTTGAATTCGTCGGGCTCCGCGTGGATCGCGAAAGAGCCTGTGTTTTTCTCAATGGAGAGCCTGTGACCGTGTCGGCCAGCGAGTTCCGCCTTTTGGCGACGATGGAATCCCGGCCAGGGCGTGTTTACTCGCGGGATCTTCTGTTGGAGGCGGCTTGGGAAGATCCTGGGGCCAGTCTCGACCGGACGATCGATTCGCACGTTAAAAATCTGAGAGCGAAATTTCGGCAGATCGCTCCTGAGACCGAGGTCATTCGGACGCATCGGGGCTTGGGATATTCCCTGAATCCGAACCTGACGGAGGTAGGCGCGTGA